ttttgtgtttgctaattttgtTATCTACAgtgttcatttctttgtttatgttttagaagtttattttaaaaacaggccAAGAAAAGTACTGCttagtttaaagaaaatgccAAACTCCACCccaaatgaaaattgttttgctaatgtaatttaataaaataaaaaaatatatatatttttggacCTGGAATTTAAAAGTAAGGTATCATTTAGCCATCAACCCCCTCCCCACTAAAGAGggcgtctgtctgtctgtagaAGATAATTTCTACTTCTGTGGGTGGGGCTCGCTGTGTGGAGTTGCTCAGTACTGAGGAACACCTGGAGATTCACACTAGTGGCCATCAAAGCTTGAAAGCTTGACTCATCAAGATTTAACcacagatgaaacaaatattgatttctttttcaatgagttttgtttgttgctttttacattttctggaaTAGACCAACAATCTACAGACATTTTAGAATAAAtctctgtaaatatatttgctgatatttttaaaaatgtagtgaCTAACAATCTCCAGTTTTATAGTAAATTACTGGTAAAATTTGTAAGACAGATTTTTTTGCATGACAAGCCATGGTTAtataacatttttctcattgctgttgcttttaaaaaagagagagatgagTAATATCTGGAAATAAAGAACAACAATTtcaaaaatgacacaacagGAAACACATTGGAGACCTGTAAACGTGTAAGATAGTGAATCCATAAataaatgtcgttttttttccttctctcttcaGTATCTCGCCTCACTACTCCTTCATAAGAAGTTTGCGTCTGAATTCATTGCTCATGGAGGAGTGCAGAAACTCCTGGAGATCCCGAGACCATCCATGGCAGCGACAGCCGTTTCTCTCTGCCTCTACTACCTGGCATACAATCAGGATGCAATGGAGAGGGTACAATGAACATGAGCACCACAAATGTTGACATGCAAGTCTGAAGATCTTTAAGTATtagttttcagcaaaatgtaggcagtttaaaagaaattagatttgatgtgattattttttttaaagatgttggGATAATGTTTTTTCTTGGTTGATTGTCCCATTCTTACCACCTTGTTCTTCGTTTTCCCTCTAGGTGTGCATGTTCCCAGGGGATGTGCTGACAGACCTGGTGTCCTATGCTCTGTGGTTGTTGGAGTCCTCCCACGCTTCAGGCATCTGCCACGCCACcatgtttttctccatttctttttcGTTCAGGGTGGTGTTGCAGCTCTTTGACCAGCTGGATGGTCTACGCAGGCTGGTCAATCTGGTTAGTACTAAATCATACATCTTGTTACTCTGATGGCgcagttgtttctttttaactttgCAAAGATAAAATTGTTTACAAGTATCTacataaaagtaattaaagCAGTGTTGTGATGGTGGATATTTGCTTGCCACAATGATGATACATATTTGaagattatttttctgttttctttgttagACAAAGACTACAATCATATCGGTTCCTAATAAGCTGAATCCTAGATTATAAAATATTACCTTTGCAGTGTAGTATGATGTTTTGAGATTAATATATACCCAAAAcatcccaaaaacaaaaaaaaaaaatttaagctgtataattaaataattactaGAAAGTATATCCCTTAgactcattttttttgttttcagactttattttgtatttaataaagTGGATTTATTTGTCAGTCAGTGTAAGTGACCTTTTTTGAATTAATACAATATCTTTGAATAAAATTCCTCTGGAATTTCAGAAtcctgtttttggtttgttttcagaaaagaaatttgaaattcTTTCTGACACTCTGAAACTGAAACCTCCTTTTCCTTTAGtaactttctttcttcctgtaGATCAGCACTTTGGAGATCCTCAACACAGACAACGATGCACCACTGATGAATGAAGACCAGGTGTTCTCCAACAGACAGACGGCTAAGCACACCTGCATGGCACTGCGCAGGTATGGTGATATTAAATGCACATtcagataaaaaacaataaacttatTGAGAATAAGTGAAATTGGATATATCTGTGTTTCAgagtaaaaccttttttctgcTGTGTCTATTCATTCAGCCTGCATCAATGTATTGCACCATGCATTGAATATTGTTGTATCATCAATTTGGTTGTGAAGGTACTTTGAGTCTCACCTGGCATTGAAGACAGAACAGATGAAACAGTCTTTGCATACTTCAGAAAGCGGCACCATCATTCCTCAGCAGTCACCTTACAAGGTACAGTTTCTTCAGTGTAAACTAGCAGTTTGTCattaaatccaaaatgaaagacagtcattttccttctgtttatGTATTAATGAGTTCTCTGGTCTTTAATATAATGGCAGGCTGCATTATATTAACACATGTGCTGTTTGCAACATATGGGTGTAATTAGATTCCTCAGGCAGATATTTGTGCCATGTTTGAATTAGgatatttcaaaatgaatatgcctatttttctgtttctgtcatgataactcatttttttcattccattttCTATGCGGtgccttgaactttttcaaatcTTTAGTATATCTCAGCgcattgtgattttatgtttacCTTCATAATTCACTATTTCCAGGCATATGCAAATACCAGAGAGCAAATAATTGAGATGATGGAGTTTCTCATCGAGTGTGGACCTCCTGAGGGCCCCTGGGAGCCAGTTCAAGTCTTCTACAAGTTGTCCTGTATTCCTTTAATGCTGCAGCTCATATCTGCAGCCTGTGACTGGAAGACCTACTATGGCAGGTAATCTGACTCGCCGGAAGGAATAAAATGAGCTGAGATGAGTTTTAAGAAAAAGAGATATTGCAGCAAAAGATAAAATGGCAGCAGCAAAGGAACTAACTgccttcttcttttctttcctttctttcatctggatgtgtttttctctccaggAGTGACATAGTTCGCTTTGCTTTGGACATCCTGGCTATCCTGACAGTTGTTCCTAAAGTTCAGTTAGTACTGACTGATACCGTGGAAGTTATCGATGAAAACAGGTCCCCTGTTCCCACTGTAGGTCTGTAAAACGTCTCTTGTGTTAACACCGATTTTAGACGAGAGAAGTTCAGGGATTTCCATCTCAGGATTTTTGTGTGCCTCTCtggttattgtgtttttttgtgtaggTATGAGCATCATTCTGGGTGTTGCTGAAGGTGAAGTGTTTCCCAATGATGCTGAGATTCAGAAGTCTGCTTTGCAAGTAAGCTTGGCTCACtgaatttttctatttgttcaCTGCTTAAGCTAAAAATAATCAGCATAAAGATAAGAGCATGCTGAATCTTTTTATTCATGAGAACTTGTCAGGCAGCTTTCAGAGACATCCCTAGTTTGGATGAAAATTATAgctctgattttattattattattactattattattttaattttttatttatgaatttttatttttacagatattAAACATATCTAACTTCACATTGTCTTGCCCAGGTTAAACTTCAGAATCATGTCAGTAAGCATCAGCTCATGCAgctgttttagttgttttctcCCACTCTGATCATGTCCTTCATGTTTACCTCAGGTCATAATAAACTGTGTGTGCGCTCCAGACCAGAGCCTCAGTGCTTTTGCTGTTGCCCCCCTCAGACAGCCTTTGCACCCTCAGCAGCCCCCTCCCTCCCACAACAGGGTGCTGGCCCACATGTGGCAAGTAGTGCAGAATAATAACGGCATAAAGGTAGGCAGTCTCAAACATGTGCATCAAAAtgcctgtgtttgttttgatgaaacTATATGCCCTGCATATTTTATCAAATAGAATTCCTCATCGTTCCAGAGATCAGACTTTGCCCCTCTTCTGGCTGCAGGTGCTCCTGTCTCTGCTGTCGGTGAAGGTTCCCATCACAGATGCAGACCTGATCAGAGCTCTGGCCTGTAAGGCTCTGGTTGGACTCTCTCGTAGCTCCGCCATCAGACAGATCATCAGCAAGTTGCCACTGTTCGCCAGCGGTCACATTCAGCAGGTGAGAAAAAGACCTTCAATcaaaaaaaatgctgtggtttaaaaacttaaaggattccatatttaacacaaaaatcttaaataattcTCAGCTGGATTACACaattcttgatttttttgtttgctatcTCTACTAGTGTATTCCATGTTGCAAACttctacagatttttctcccatgaccaaaaataaattgcttaaGACTTTCCTCATCTTGTTTTGTggaaatttaaaagaaagttgtgactttttttaaacttcttttattttcttaaattttaatttttatagatAATGTGGGATTTTTCACTCAAACttctactttgtttttcaaaggttatcagaaaaaaaatctcgtTATGATGGAAAATATTAGAGTTTTCAGGCAAAgtcattcatgtttttgttttctccttcccAGCTCATGAAGGAGCCGGTGCTGCAGGACAAACGGAGCGAACATGTCAGCTTCTGTCGCTACGCCGCCAGACTGACGGAGCGAGTGTCTGGCAAGCCCCTCATCATGGGCGCGGAGGTCTCGCTGTCTCGCCTACAGAAAGCCAACGTTGTCGCTCAGACTCGCATCACGTTTTCTGAGAAGGAATTGCTCATTTTGATTAGGAACCACCTTGTTGCTAAAGGACTACACGACACAGCAAATACCCTGGTTAAAGAGGCAAACCTACCTGCAGCATCTCTCTTTCCAAACTCCGCCTCCTCAGGTGTCACCCCTACATCCTCCACTTCCAAATCTAGGACTTGTCGGTTTGCTGGTGGTGTCGCAGCTCGTATTGCTGCCAATATTGGGCCCTCTCCCTTATCCTCAGGTAATTCAGCCCCCACTACACCCTCCACTGCTCGTTCTTCTGCCATTCCTCACTCGTCAGGTTCATTGGTGTCTACCTCAGCGGCTCCCAATACTCCTCCTCATGCTGGGCAAAGCTCGCATCTTGTTGGGCGAATTTTATTCTCTCGGGAACGACCAGTGGCCAGCTGCAGCTCAGGGAAAAAACTGCGTGCACTTAGACAGAAGTCTGACCATGGTGCTTTCATACAGGTCAGTTGTACCTTTTGTTTCAATTCATAAAAACTCCTGCAATGTGCTAATAATAATTACATGACTGTAATGccagattttccatttaatcaATTGTGCTAATTTTTGAATAATATGGTAGACATCTGACAATTGAGTTATTTTTGCTCTACAATGATAGAGATGACAGTCATTTTTCAAGCCTGGCAagaaaaattctttatttttcttttctctcttatGCTTGAACCTTTGCTTATTGAAATTAATGCAATGCTGGAAATctatcaaataataaaatgctgGCATTTAGGTCACAATGTGTGGAAAAATTCTGACAACTTTACCGTTAACCATTAACTTTTCCCTCCATCTTAGAGGAATTTTAGAATATTCAACTGCACAGAAAAGGACAAATTTTGTGCAGAGCTATAAGGAAATATTGTCAGCAATTGTTAACGTACTGAAGGAGTAAAAAGCACTTAAAATGATACATCCCACAATAAATGAAGCAgccactggaaaaaaatctgaaatattcatCCTTCTCAATATACACATGCCATGAGAATGAGTGATTGGTGCACAAGCACCATTTGGAagatttctttgtaaaatgtattgattttttaTGAATTGTGAACAGAAATTTCACTATATATTTCTTGTAGCaaatttcatttttctaaaGATAAAATTACTGAAGTTATTTTCAGTGTCCGGTTACCTTGCAAAACTGGTGTCCTAGCAACTGTTGCTAAggcaattacattttcaaaagacTCCACCTCTAGAATTGATAGGCATCTGATGGTGAACATTTGTGATAAGTTTCATGCTTGTATCATCAGCTGAGCGATTTTTACACCAGTCGTCCAGACTATTTgcgtttttgttgttgtttagggGCCAAATTAGGCCCCCAATCTTCTTTGCAATTTTGCTGTTGCCTTGAAGCATATCAGTTTCTTGACATTaacttttgtttcattattgttttgatCTTTGTTGTTCTAGATTACTGATTTCTCTAGAAATTAGTAATCTAGAACACTGATTTCATAaacctttctttctttgaaacaGACCCCAGCTATGAAAAAGCAGCTGGAGCGCCACTTGCCTTCTCCGCCGACCCTTGACAGCATCATCACAGAGTACCTGAGAGAACAACACGCCCGCTGTTCGAATCCCGTCACCACCTGTCCACCTTTTTCCCTTTTCAACCCTCACCGCTGCCCAGAGTCCAAACAGAGGCGACAGGCGTCACCCAATTTCACCGCCCGTCTGGGGAGCAGGATGCTATGTCCAAAGTACCGGGGTGTGGACAGAGGAAGTCTGGATAGACAGCTAATATTCAGCAGGTAACAAACAGCAGCtatgtctttttaaaagctCTAAACCAAGCTTTATCTTTTCTCTTTGACTCTGTTTCCtcttgttttcctcctcagGTTTCGCCCCGTGTCAGTTTTCCGTGAAAACAATGGAGGCGATAGCAGTTTCACCTGTTGTGCCTTTTCGGCCCGCGAGCGCTTCCTGATGCTGGGAACGTGCTCCGGTCACCTCAAGCTTTACAACATCTTCTCCGGAGAGGAGGCGGCCGACTACACCTGCCACGGATCGGCCATCTCTCACATCGAGCCTTCCCGGGTAGGAAAACGAATTTTAAATTTCAAGTTTGATTAGTTGGGTCCAAAATATGCTGAGAACAGTTTGGCATTTAGAGAAAAAGCAGCTTAGGTTTAAGAAAATGGTTTGATTTCAAAGCATTTGCTTATAATGAAGCATTAATAATAAGCAATGTGAGTTGTTTAACTTATGCAGACTAGCTTTTAGAttacttctatttatttataaaaattttttggTTGAAATTGATCCTTTTTTCCCATTTCACAGGATGGTAACTTTGTTCTTACTTCTGCTTCGTGGAGCGTCCCTCTGTCAGCTCTCTGGAGTATGGACAGTGTTTTTACCATGAAGTAAAAATGATTACACATCGCAGTTTTCACTTTAATCAACGGTAATTATACATTATATCACGCAGTGTTAAATATCACATATGTCATCTGTCCCCAGGAACTCCTTTGGAGAAGATCATTACGTTGAGTTCAGCAAACTCTGTCAGGACAGAGTAATTGGCACTAAGGACCAGGTTGCACATGTACGTATCACATTGACTCTCTGTTGGTGCTCACTATATCattaagaatattttataattatttttttgttgtcagataatgtatataaaaaatatttataccttTAGAGTTTTGGATGacttttaaatgtcataatttGTAAGGTACTTTACTGAGGTTAAACGACATGAAACTGAAATCTAGAGAGCAGTatatattgtgtgtgttttttcttttaaacctaTCATCTTATCTTGTggttctttatttctttctttctttccttgttttttttactatggaCCCTTCTTATGTCTTGAATTAAgactgattgatttatttatatttagacTGTTGTTTCTGGCTCCCATACTCCAGATCTACGACATACAGACAGGTCAGGAGGTCCTGACCCTGAACGACCCCGCATTGGCCAACAATTACAAGAGGAACTGTGCCACCTTCAACCCCACTGATGACCTGGTGTTAAATGATGGGGTGCTGTGGGATGTGCGAGCGTCACGGGCCATCCACAAGTTCGACAAGTTCAACATGAACCTCAGTGGGGTTTTCCATCCAAATGGCTTGGAGGTCATCATAAACACTGAGATTGTATCCTTTCTAAATGTAATAACTATTGGAGGTTAGCCTTTTGtaaactgaaaggaaaaagcaaaaagaaattatgtttgcTGTCCTCCTTGGTACAACTATAAGGTTGATATTGGTTTCAAGTATCAGCACAGTCCTTAGCAATGAGTCCTAAGTAAAGGGAGATGCAACGTTCTTTACAGAGTGAATAAAAAGCtgatttgtgcttttttgtCACTAATGTACAAAAGTCAGGTGTTCTTATTCTTCCCCTGTTAgtcaatataatttaattttcctCCGCTATTGTCTTTGTGCCATTTCTGAGTGAAGTTTAGGTCACTCACACAGAACTGGATGCTGATAACTTCCTTTCACCTTGAAAACAAATGGGGGAAagttatgtgtgtttttatgttaaagtcCAGCAAGAACCTTTGGTGATGttgaggaaaaataatttttacctTATCGCTAGGTGTGAGCTTTAATCCTTAATACTGtatttttcttgcagttttgcatacattttccTTTCCCATCGCTTTCTAAACTTTTTGCAGAGAtgaccattaaaaaaacattttatttactgtgaGATCAATGTTTTATAGTTGGGTTTACCGTCGTTGTCGACCTTAACTGCAGGTTTCAGTGGGACCTGAGGACCTTCCACCTGCTGCACACTGCTCCTGCTCTGGATCAGTGCCGTGTGGTCTTTAACAGCAATGGCACCATCATGTATGGAGGTATAGGTCTGACTCTCTTAATTTGGCTGTACATAACACTTCATGTTATGACTGATCTCCCTTCTCTTAAACAGCGATGCTGCAAGCTGATGATGACCATGACGTCATGGATCAGCAGGTGACGAGTCCCTTCGGCTCATCTTTCAGAACATTTGATGCCACGGACTACAAGCCTATTGGTTGGTTGACTTTACCTTATTCTGCAATGTCTCAAATTGTTTTTACCTCCTCTTTTTACAGTTTCGAAAAACCTTGTGCAACAATTATCTGATATCTGTCTCATCTGTGTCTTGGTAACAATAAAAGATAAGGctttaaatattataaaataaaaaaagccccTTGTTATTTATTCAACTTGGTTTGTGATGTCTTTGTGATACCTTGGTGTGTTAGTGGTTGCTGAAAGTAACTGACCTCCTGCTTCTGATTGTGATTGTaaagtttggttttaatttaattttaaatagcCACACTGGATGTGAAGAGGAACATCTTTGATCTGTGCACTGATACCAAAGACCACTACCTGGCTGTCATAGAGGTACTcgattagataaaaaaaaaatctcatctcATTGGTGTTTTTTTGGGTGTAGTTTTATGTTCAGATCTGTACACAGAGAATTTGAACTGATTGCAAATCAAAATGATAATGACAATACTCTGCTTTTTCACTATTATCGTAGGAGATTTTTAGGACTTTTTACTACTGGTGCTCTTTGTATAATGaagtttttgcatattttctctgTAGAACCAGGATGCGGTGACCATAGATACTGTATGTCGCCTTTATGAAGTTGGACGACAGAAATTAGCAGAAGAaggagatgatgatgatcaaGTAAGATTCATaaaatttgaaagaaactttattttcttctataGTTTtcttgattaatttattttttatgcattttttatatttatttttgcagttctTGTCAGAATTTTTGGTTTGCGTGATCAGCGTAGATGGTTAATACAGAGCTGCTCATCAATCTGACATCTGATGTGCCTTAAATTGAGATTTGAATAgtttctttattgcatttctgtgtttttcaggatGAAGATCAGAATAATGATTCCTCAGACAcagatgatgatgacgatgatgacgatgatgatgacaTGGATATAGAGCCCCTCATTGAAGAACTTGCAAATGACGAACAGGAGGACCAGGAGCAAGCTAACTTGCCTGTAGATGATGCGGTATCTgatcatttcatattttcacatctgaatcattacagttatttttctcttaaacGTGTCAAAAGTGGACAGAGATATAAGAAATTTATAAGaagctgtttaaaaaatatatagttttaacTTCATTAACATGTACGCATGCTTTCGTACTATTATTACCACTGCTAATTCATTTGATGGTTTTCTCAAGATTGTAGCGATATGGATAAATTCAATTCCATCTAGTAGAATTACATTAATGAAATatagaaaattaatatttaggCAGTATGGTTtctaaatttagctttttgtttttcttcagattgaGGCTCTTCTTGGTAATACTagtggtgatgatggtgatgatgacgATACTGATCATGACTCTGAAACTTTAGACCATGGAGGATCATGTAAGTAATGGTGCCCATCTGCTGTTAAATTAACCTGAATACAAtggtttttattagaaatagcACCTGTTCTAAAAATGTGCACATCCTATCTTCTATGTACACTTGAAAAAGATTGCTAAGAACTTTAGACTTTGTGAAATGTATAAGacagattaaattaattacaatttaataaaCCCATCTGCTTTATAAAAAATTTGTTACAAATACCAGTcctggtatatatatatatatatatatatatatatatatttttttttttttaattagtatgtttttatttacagtgtatgtaattaaaatgtatgtgaTAAGAGAGCTTTAATTCAGGCATCTAATTATGCCCTTTTTAGAAATTGTATTCCATTCAACTTGTTTGTATAGCACAGACCCACCACAAGTATGAAATTGACTATATATGTACAGAGATAGTCAGTTTTATAGCctcattttaaattctatttttgcatttttagtgAGCCTAACTAAACATCTTGTAAttgtgtgaaattaaattaaattaatttttgttttactgttttaactGTCATCTATGTTTTTATCAATTGAAAATTGAAGTTGATAAAGTTATCGCACATATTGTAGCAAAAATGTAGCACCTCGATTTTCACAATGAAAGTAAAGTCTGATATTGATGCATTTCATGTAACTTTTATTCCGACTCCATCAGTAGAGTTTTGTATAATTTACATGTCCAGCTTTTGAGTTTCTTATGTTTCCTTTTATCAGAGAAATTAGTTctctgatttattgtttcacaacaataaataataaccgTTGCATAGGAAATGATTGGCGATGcattaaaataatccaaatctattgttctaaacttttttttaaattataattttaaatgaattatgctTACATATGTTGACTGTTTTGTGTTGTCATGTTTCAGGGTTTGGAGAAGAATCAGATGATGACGACCCTGACATGTTTGGATCCTTACCTGACTTATGGTTTTAATGATGTAAGAGTAGACGCTCTGCCCTGTGAATCCCTCTTAGAGAAAATGCCTGAAAAGTGGTAGccaaaatttaaagttttcataaaAGGATCTTGACTGgccattcattttccattttttgtccCTATTGGAGTGATTTTAGAAGatttggaaatatatatatatatatatatatattgcttttTTGGCTTTTTCCATTGGCTAAAGATATagcacatacattttttttcacctctAATTTCTACCAATATATGTAGCAAAACCACAAATAGACCCAGTTATGAGAGCCTGGTGAGAAAGTATAAAATTgggaataaattacaaaaaaaaacatttcttgagaaatgtatatttttcacctttttgaTTTAAGCATTGTTTTATTGAATAGTAGCTgaagagcaatttttttttaattaaaaatgacctGCAGAAATTTCCTGATTTGCcaggaaacaaaacatattGATCCTCATGTCATCAGCTGATATAATAATAATCTTATGTGCATAGAGAAAGCttattttctcaaacatgtGCCTCACTTGGGTGTTTGTCgatgttttattcaaaacatcaacaaaaataatttgaagcgCTTTCACGTCCTCTGTCTATGTAGGAAATGTGTTCATGTgagcaaaaatctgaaattttaataTGCACTAGTGTATCTAGAGGTAGGATcctaaaaatatgaaaactaatGCTTGTCAGGCAGCAGAATGCAATTCAGGAAAAACATTTGATAGAGAAAGGTTCTCTCTCTAGATACTTTTGATGATAAAGATCAAGTGTTGATCCTTATGATGGTCTAATggttaaaaatatgtaattactGTTAACTTTTCCTTGATGAGGAACTCGCTAAGAAACCAAATATTACCTCTACCACATTTCCGTTGTTCTTATGTATTCTAACAATTGGAAAATGAGTTTCAGTAAGCTACGTGACCCAATTTCTCCACCAGATGGCAGTACATCCCAACCTTGagttgacaaaaatattttctaacccAGTACATTTCAcggtttattgtttttttaaatactgtttaattttaagttagtgttttattgttttgtagaTTTTCCAAGGCTAGGcttaggaaatgttttttttaattgactatttattttggtgtgtctttgttgaattttacatttaagcaaaaatgatgctgttttttattttgtttttgcttttttctctcatACCCCTCAGGTAATTGGAAGCAATAAGCATATGAGTGTAAAACTGATCAAGCTGGTTGGATGACTACAAgtctgcaaatgttttttagatacttaatttgaacaaaaattattttgaggTCACATATGTGATTGTGTTGTCTCCAGcagaatgtttgttttgttatttatgagccaaaattatttttgatattatcAGAAGATAATGTTGCtggcaaaagaaaataactttacatTCTTTTACACATTCAACCtgtaaagactgaaaaaaattgtcaaataaTTCATATGCTTCCTTACTTAAAGGAATTCACTTTACTATCAGTTACCATTTGGTTTGAGGCTGGTTGACTTCACTTGGAGTTGTGTTCGTATAGTTTCATATGACAGTCTGTTTTCCGCATTAAACAATCATTTTACTCTTTTACCCATACTTTCAATTGACCTATTGTGGGGggataaaaagtacaaaaactgTCATGGTTACGGGTCTGTAAGAGTGCCAGTAGTTTACACATATTTAAGCCAGCATAGGACGataatgtgatttaaaatatgcaaatccTTGAAACCTTTTGTACTGTTTTCAACCTGTTGTGTCCAACTTGTGAAACTGCATAAAACAATTAGCAATAACATGGGAGGATTCTTGATTATTtggtttttatcaatattttcttGGTCTTTAGTAATTGGGATAAATTGTTTTGGATTCACAGCTGCAGTTAGCGAATGGCAACTctggttttctctctctctctgtatatatattttaagtctGGTTTCTGACTGAATGAATGTACAGTATAGTGATGCCTCAGCGCATTCTCATCACTGATGACTTGAATTGATGGTTTAAAATTTGGTTTGAAAAATTTGATCCAAATTAGAGCCTGTATAATTGTTTCTGCttgataaaaatctgtaaattagTTGgatatatttgtgtatttacatcTATTGTTTGGTTCTTTGTTAACTAAAACTATTCTATGCAACTTATTGTTATACTTGCATGGTCTAAATTTATGATCATTGTGGTgaggcatttatttattttttgcccatAATAAATCCAACCTTTGTAATACACATTTGCAATCACTTTCCTATATGTAGGATCACCTGATGAATAATGGG
Above is a genomic segment from Xiphophorus couchianus chromosome 20, X_couchianus-1.0, whole genome shotgun sequence containing:
- the LOC114135672 gene encoding DDB1- and CUL4-associated factor 1-like isoform X3; translated protein: MRPRRFSRQLRAAMSSQDEDPSPAMSAVLSSAWSAALSAAVAVAMAVDAKADLARLLDEWEETRQGTTEQLVSILTRISELIEQETEEYYKSDPDPFDDRHPGRADPNCMLGQLLRMLFLNDDFTNSLLDTYIMSSRDISLNTAACRLLQNIVPGLDTAVVFEEKEGLVGKLFTWAREAERPLCIYATGLLAKAMSNQEVATSHKEENAELVSMMIKRLHELQSAEHTSCFSPTHTAQNLPQDSQDEAPHTSSVTKHQQIQSGFSEEETEENNVAESSRSISKGKSLAQRNSGGSSSSARLLPTVVYQATPHLTSKEKDDTQGGEEGGGGGTKQVENEKKTKQKLQFTTSASGTEDEAEVTATSEKPSGSSSWSEMSSILIGSEYRLLPLSPTMEQRLILQYLTPLGDYQELLAIFMKLDTCSLMMNYIDLRKTKNVQLTFDALLYLASLLLHKKFASEFIAHGGVQKLLEIPRPSMAATAVSLCLYYLAYNQDAMERVCMFPGDVLTDLVSYALWLLESSHASGICHATMFFSISFSFRVVLQLFDQLDGLRRLVNLISTLEILNTDNDAPLMNEDQVFSNRQTAKHTCMALRRYFESHLALKTEQMKQSLHTSESGTIIPQQSPYKAYANTREQIIEMMEFLIECGPPEGPWEPVQVFYKLSCIPLMLQLISAACDWKTYYGRSDIVRFALDILAILTVVPKVQLVLTDTVEVIDENRSPVPTVGMSIILGVAEGEVFPNDAEIQKSALQVIINCVCAPDQSLSAFAVAPLRQPLHPQQPPPSHNRVLAHMWQVVQNNNGIKVLLSLLSVKVPITDADLIRALACKALVGLSRSSAIRQIISKLPLFASGHIQQLMKEPVLQDKRSEHVSFCRYAARLTERVSGKPLIMGAEVSLSRLQKANVVAQTRITFSEKELLILIRNHLVAKGLHDTANTLVKEANLPAASLFPNSASSGVTPTSSTSKSRTCRFAGGVAARIAANIGPSPLSSAAPNTPPHAGQSSHLVGRILFSRERPVASCSSGKKLRALRQKSDHGAFIQTPAMKKQLERHLPSPPTLDSIITEYLREQHARCSNPVTTCPPFSLFNPHRCPESKQRRQASPNFTARLGSRMLCPKYRGVDRGSLDRQLIFSRFRPVSVFRENNGGDSSFTCCAFSARERFLMLGTCSGHLKLYNIFSGEEAADYTCHGSAISHIEPSRDGNFVLTSASWSVPLSALWSMDSVFTMKNSFGEDHYVEFSKLCQDRVIGTKDQVAHIYDIQTGQEVLTLNDPALANNYKRNCATFNPTDDLVLNDGVLWDVRASRAIHKFDKFNMNLSGVFHPNGLEVIINTEIWDLRTFHLLHTAPALDQCRVVFNSNGTIMYGAMLQADDDHDVMDQQVTSPFGSSFRTFDATDYKPIATLDVKRNIFDLCTDTKDHYLAVIENQDAVTIDTVCRLYEVGRQKLAEEGDDDDQDEDQNNDSSDTDDDDDDDDDDDMDIEPLIEELANDEQEDQEQANLPVDDAIEALLGNTSGDDGDDDDTDHDSETLDHGGSWFGEESDDDDPDMFGSLPDLWF